GAACGGTGCAGTTGGTGGGTGAGCGCAATCAGGGGATCAACGCACTGTATGCGTCGTTATTTGTGAATGTGGTCAGTTCATTGGAGCTGATCGAGCCGCCGTCATCACATATGACAGGACCGGATTATCTGAATGTTTTGCGGTATCTGGATATCCCACAGGCGCTGGCGATGGTGGCGGAGAAGACGAAGGTGAAGGTCACGGATGGCAAACCGGAGGATTTCAAGTGGGCGACGGATGCGGCGAGCAAGCTGGGCTGGCCGCAGGGGCAGATAAAGTTCATCGATGCGAGAGCGGAGGCGAGGGAGAGGGCGAGGAAGGCGTTGGAATAGAGAGGCTGGGGGTTAGGGATGTGGCTGGCCAGTTTCACCACTGTTGGCGAGTGGATGTTGAAGCGGCATGAATGCCGCGCTCCAAGGGTCAGTTCGGCCTCCTGACCTCGGCGGCTACGGAGTTGGTTTTCTTTTCCTGTAACAAACGCGGATGGATGCTTAATGTGAGGGGACAAGCATTAACGTGTCCGATACGAGTCCATCTACCAAGGCGCCGTCGCTGTTCGTCACCACCCGCTGGTCGGTGGTGCTGGCGGCGCAAGACAAGGCGTCGCCGGATTCCGCGGCGGCCTGGGAAACCCTGTGCCGCACGTATTGGTATCCGCTCTATGCGTATGTGCGGCATCAGGGGCACAGCCCACATGATGCGCAGGACTTGACGCAGGAGTTCATCGCGCGGTTTCTGGCGAAGGATTATCTCAAAGCGGCGGATCGCGAGAAGGGGCATTTCCGCACGTTTCTACGCGTAGCTCTTAAAAGATTTCTCCTGAACGAATGGGATCGCGTGAAGGCCCTCAAGCGCGGTGGTGGACATGCGATTGTCTCTTTCGATACGGAAGTGGCGGAGGCGAAATATCAGACGGAGGCGCACGGCAAACCATCGGAGCAGGTGTATGAACGTGAGTGGGCCATGGCGCTGCTGCAAAAGACGATGGCGGATTTGCGCGGCGAGTATGAACGGGCGGGTAAGACGAATGAATATGAGCGTTTGAAGAATTGCCTGACGGCGGATCGCGGAACGATCAGTTACGGGCAGATCGCGACGGACTTGGGCATGAGCGAGGGGGCGGCGCGCGTGGCGGTGCATCGGTTGCGCAAGCGTTTTCGTGAAGTGTTCCGCGAGGCGGTGGCGGATACGGTTTCTGAAGCAACTGAAGTGGATGACGAAGTGCGTTATGTGGTGGGTT
The genomic region above belongs to Verrucomicrobiia bacterium and contains:
- a CDS encoding sigma-70 family RNA polymerase sigma factor; translated protein: MSDTSPSTKAPSLFVTTRWSVVLAAQDKASPDSAAAWETLCRTYWYPLYAYVRHQGHSPHDAQDLTQEFIARFLAKDYLKAADREKGHFRTFLRVALKRFLLNEWDRVKALKRGGGHAIVSFDTEVAEAKYQTEAHGKPSEQVYEREWAMALLQKTMADLRGEYERAGKTNEYERLKNCLTADRGTISYGQIATDLGMSEGAARVAVHRLRKRFREVFREAVADTVSEATEVDDEVRYVVGLLSQG